The genomic window GCTGGGCGAGGTACTTGAGGAGCTCGAACTCCTTGTAGGTGAGGTCGAGCGGGCGGCCGCGGAGCTTGGCCGAGTAGCTGTGCTCGTCGATGACCAGCTCGCCGGCCTGAGTGACCCCGCCGTCGACGCCGTCGGCCGGGGTGGCCGCGGCCAGCCGGCGGGCGGTGGCCCACTTCAGCCGGGCGTCGACCTCGGCCGGGCCGGCGGTGTCGAGCAGGACGTCGTCGACGCCCCAGTCGGCCGACAGCGCGACCAGCCCGCCCTCGGAGAGGACGGCGACGAGGGCGGAGGCCACGCCGGTGGAGGACAGCAGCCCGCACAGGGTGCGGGCCTGGATGAGGTCGTGGCGGGCGTCGACGAGCACCACGTCGCCGGAGTCGCCGTCGAGCAGGCTCGACAGCTCGGGCGCCACGACGCGCACCTGGTGGCCGAGCAGCCCCAGGGCGGGCAGCACCTCGGTCGTGGCCTGACGCGCCGCGGTCATGAGCACGAGTCGCATGTCGTCTCCTCGGGGAGGGCGTCGACGGCGCTGTCGAACCGAGACAGCAGGATAACCGACGTGTCGCCGGGACCCGGCGCAGCGCTCGGTGTCGGATCCGGCACGGTCCGGGCGGGGCCGGGACACGCCGCCAGCCGCCCGTCGCTCCGCGCGCCGGGCGGCCGGCGTCTGAGACGATCGGGACGAGCGGGAGACGACGGCACCGGCGGGGCTGCCGGGCGGTCCCGGGCTGGAGGCTGCGTGACCACGGCGCTGGACACCCGGCCCGCCGCCCGGGCGCGGCACGTCGCCGTCGCGGTCGTCGCGGGGGCCGCCGTCGGGCTCCTGGTGCTCGCTCCGGACCTGGTCGGCGAGCACGGCCGGCTGGTCGCCGTCCTGGTGCTGCAGGCGGTCCTGGTGGCCGGCTGGGTGCCCGCCACCGCAGCGGCCGGTGCCGGGGGCGTCACGGTCCTCGGGGCCGCGGCCGCCGTGGGTGCCGACCTCGCCGTCGGCCCGCTCGCCCCCTCCGGTGACCAGCCCGGCCCCGGGCTGCTGCTGGCCGTGGCCGGCCCCGCGCTGATCGCCGCCGTGCTGCACCAGATGCTGCGCCGGCCGCCGCGCACCGACGTGGTCGGCTCGCTCGGCAGCGTCGCGCTGCTGGTCGCCGCCGTCTGCGCGCTGGCCCTCCTGCTGCTGCCCGACGTGCCGGGGGACGAGGGCGACGTCGCCGGCTCGCCGCTGGTCGTCGTCGGCGCCGCGCTGGTCGCCGGCCACCTCGTCGACGCCGTCCTGCCGCGGCCCGCCGTCGCCGACGGGGCCGACCGCGGGGTGCCGGGGCTGCTGGCCGCCGTCGTGGCCGGGGTCGCCGTGGCGCTGTCCGGGAGCGGCACCGCGGAGCTGGTCGACGTCGTCTCCGGCACCACCACCGGCCTGGTGCTCGGCCTGGTCGCCGCGCTGGCCGGGACCGCCGCCTCCTTCGTCCTCGGCGACTGGCGCGGCCGGGGTGCCGCGGCCGGGGGCGTCGCGGTCGAGGCCGTCCTCCCCCTGGCCGTCTGCGCGCCGGTGCTGCTGGCACTGGCCGTCGTCTGAGCCGGTGCGCGCCCTCCTCGTCGTCCTGGCGCTGCTCGTCGTGCTCGCGCTGGTGGCCGACCCGGTGGCCGAGGGCATCGCCGAGGACCGGGTGGCCGAGGCGCTGCGCGACGCGGGCGGCCTGGCCGGGACCCCCGACGTCGACGTCCGGGGGTGGCCGTTCCTCACGCAGGCGGTGTCGGGCACCTACGACGACGTGCGCATCTCCCTGACCGCCGACGAGCTCGGCCGGCCCGAGGGCACCTCCGCCG from Geodermatophilus normandii includes these protein-coding regions:
- a CDS encoding winged helix-turn-helix transcriptional regulator; the encoded protein is MRLVLMTAARQATTEVLPALGLLGHQVRVVAPELSSLLDGDSGDVVLVDARHDLIQARTLCGLLSSTGVASALVAVLSEGGLVALSADWGVDDVLLDTAGPAEVDARLKWATARRLAAATPADGVDGGVTQAGELVIDEHSYSAKLRGRPLDLTYKEFELLKYLAQHPGRVFSRAQLLQEIWGYDYFGGTRTVDVHVRRLRAKLGTEHEALIGTVRNVGYKLDQQVADATAAAARAQAEESAATTVVGARDAAPLP